From the Acidovorax carolinensis genome, one window contains:
- a CDS encoding VOC family protein, producing MFSHVMVGVNDLEMSKRFYDALLGTLGIAPGLANKNRYFYRSAGGTFAISTPINGEPACHGNGSTIGFTAQSPEQAAAWHAAGVAHGGTTCEDPPGFREGPGGPLYLAYLRDPDGNKLCVLHRPAK from the coding sequence ATGTTCAGTCATGTGATGGTGGGTGTGAACGATCTGGAAATGTCGAAGCGGTTCTACGACGCGCTGCTTGGCACCTTGGGCATTGCGCCCGGCCTGGCCAACAAGAACCGCTATTTCTACCGCAGCGCGGGCGGCACGTTCGCCATCTCCACGCCGATCAATGGCGAGCCGGCCTGCCACGGCAATGGCAGCACCATCGGCTTTACCGCACAGTCGCCTGAGCAGGCAGCCGCCTGGCATGCGGCGGGCGTGGCCCATGGCGGCACCACTTGCGAAGACCCACCGGGCTTTCGCGAAGGCCCCGGCGGCCCGCTGTACCTGGCGTATCTGCGCGACCCGGACGGCAACAAGCTCTGCGTGCTGCACCGCCCTGCCAAGTAG
- a CDS encoding flavin reductase family protein, with protein sequence MQPTHFTPVLLDKAYRLLNHGPTVLVSASHGGVDNVMSAAWVCALDFAPPKVTVVLDKATRTRELVEASGCFALQLPTVTQAAMTVAVGTDSAKTVPDKLQRHGVALFEAPGHPSTPLVHGCAAWLVCRVIPEPHNQQAYDLFIGEVVAAWADERVFRNGHWEFDTAPDELRTLHYVAGGQFYATGASVRV encoded by the coding sequence ATGCAACCCACCCATTTCACCCCCGTTCTGCTCGACAAAGCCTACCGCCTGCTCAACCACGGCCCCACGGTGCTGGTGTCCGCCAGCCATGGCGGCGTGGACAACGTCATGTCAGCCGCCTGGGTCTGCGCGCTGGACTTTGCCCCGCCCAAGGTCACGGTGGTGCTCGACAAGGCCACGCGCACACGCGAACTGGTGGAAGCCAGCGGCTGCTTCGCCTTGCAGCTGCCCACCGTGACACAGGCTGCGATGACGGTAGCCGTCGGCACCGACAGCGCCAAGACCGTGCCTGACAAACTGCAACGCCACGGGGTGGCGTTGTTTGAAGCCCCCGGCCACCCCAGCACCCCGCTGGTGCATGGCTGCGCCGCCTGGCTGGTATGCCGCGTCATTCCCGAGCCGCACAATCAGCAGGCCTACGACCTCTTCATCGGCGAAGTGGTAGCCGCCTGGGCCGACGAGCGTGTGTTCCGCAACGGGCACTGGGAGTTCGACACCGCCCCGGACGAACTGCGCACCTTGCATTACGTGGCGGGTGGGCAGTTTTATGCGACGGGGGCTTCGGTGCGGGTGTGA
- a CDS encoding DEAD/DEAH box helicase yields MATLIPALGACVSRMTSGERRLAERLEHKLDDDYLLWYDVPVGPQQLHPDFIVLHPSRGLLILEVKDFRLSTIVQADKDEWTILDNASGGPKHIQSPFAQARNYAHAVLGALRADKRLVHPDGRRQGEVVFAWSYGVVLPNITRRQFTDAQLDKAIAAHRVICSDEMTESVDAEVFQSRLWEMFPYERYQTLTLPQIDRVRWILFPQVRIPDQASLFDEADMQAEVPDMLRVMDLQQEQLARSLGDGHRVIHGVAGSGKTMILGYRAEYLARATAAGKPVLVLCYNEPLAVKLAATLAAKGLGERVHCVHFHKWARAQLVAYGQGLPANNLPQEAFFADMVQRVITGVERGHIPTRQYLAVLIDEGHDFAPEWLKLVTQMVDPTTNTLLVLYDDAQSIYDRGRKKNFSFKSVGIQAQGRTTILKINYRNTRQILQTANAIAGDLLTAEDRDDDGIPLVKPVSCGRDGPEPIIINLLTLPEQAAKIAELLQGAHADGFAWGDMAVLCRDAKTRDLCASTLAKRGLPVQNRLGVGDYDPLANSVKVMTMKVSKGLEFPVVAISGVGALDPAHGAGKCAEALSHAELQARREAARVLYVAATRATQRLALVSDRLVCW; encoded by the coding sequence ATGGCGACATTGATACCAGCATTGGGCGCATGTGTTTCGCGCATGACAAGCGGAGAGCGGCGCCTGGCAGAGCGTCTGGAGCACAAGCTCGACGACGACTACCTGCTCTGGTATGACGTGCCCGTGGGTCCCCAGCAACTGCATCCCGACTTTATCGTGCTGCACCCCAGCCGGGGCCTCTTGATTCTGGAAGTCAAAGACTTCCGCCTGAGCACCATCGTGCAGGCTGACAAAGACGAGTGGACTATTCTGGACAACGCCAGCGGCGGGCCCAAGCACATCCAATCCCCTTTCGCCCAAGCGCGCAATTACGCCCACGCCGTGCTCGGCGCCCTGCGCGCCGACAAGCGCCTGGTGCACCCCGATGGCCGCCGCCAGGGCGAGGTGGTTTTTGCGTGGAGCTACGGCGTGGTGTTGCCCAACATCACGCGCAGGCAGTTCACCGATGCGCAGCTGGACAAAGCCATCGCCGCCCACCGCGTGATCTGCAGCGACGAGATGACCGAGAGCGTGGACGCGGAGGTTTTCCAGAGCCGCCTGTGGGAAATGTTTCCCTACGAGCGCTACCAGACGCTCACCTTGCCGCAAATCGACCGGGTGCGCTGGATCCTCTTTCCGCAGGTGCGCATCCCCGATCAGGCCAGCCTGTTTGACGAGGCCGACATGCAGGCCGAAGTGCCCGACATGCTGCGCGTGATGGACCTGCAGCAAGAGCAACTGGCCCGCAGCCTGGGTGACGGCCACCGCGTCATCCACGGCGTGGCGGGTTCGGGCAAAACCATGATCCTCGGCTACCGCGCCGAATACCTGGCCCGCGCCACGGCTGCAGGCAAGCCCGTGCTGGTGCTTTGCTACAACGAGCCCCTGGCCGTGAAGCTGGCCGCCACCTTGGCCGCCAAGGGCCTGGGTGAGCGCGTGCACTGCGTGCACTTTCACAAATGGGCCCGTGCCCAGCTCGTGGCTTACGGCCAGGGCCTGCCCGCCAACAACCTGCCGCAAGAAGCCTTCTTTGCCGACATGGTGCAGCGCGTCATCACCGGCGTGGAGCGCGGCCATATCCCCACGCGTCAATACCTCGCCGTGCTCATCGACGAAGGCCACGACTTTGCGCCCGAGTGGCTCAAGCTCGTCACGCAAATGGTGGACCCCACCACCAACACCCTGCTGGTTCTGTACGACGACGCGCAGAGCATCTACGACCGGGGCCGCAAGAAGAACTTCAGCTTCAAAAGCGTGGGCATCCAGGCCCAGGGCCGCACCACCATCCTCAAGATCAATTACCGCAACACGCGGCAGATTCTGCAAACCGCCAACGCCATCGCGGGCGATTTGCTCACGGCCGAAGATCGGGATGACGACGGCATTCCTCTCGTTAAACCTGTTAGTTGCGGCCGCGATGGCCCCGAGCCCATCATCATCAATTTGCTGACTCTGCCCGAACAGGCTGCCAAGATTGCGGAGCTATTGCAGGGCGCCCACGCCGATGGCTTTGCTTGGGGCGACATGGCCGTGCTGTGCCGCGACGCCAAAACCCGCGACCTGTGTGCCAGCACACTGGCCAAGCGCGGCCTGCCCGTGCAAAACCGCCTCGGCGTGGGCGACTACGACCCGCTGGCTAACAGCGTGAAGGTCATGACCATGAAGGTCAGCAAGGGGCTGGAGTTTCCGGTGGTGGCGATATCGGGGGTGGGGGCGCTGGATCCTGCCCACGGGGCGGGAAAGTGCGCAGAGGCGCTCTCGCACGCCGAACTGCAGGCGCGCAGGGAGGCTGCGCGGGTGCTTTATGTGGCGGCTACCAGGGCGACACAGAGGTTGGCTTTGGTTTCTGATCGCCTAGTTTGCTGGTAA